In one window of Bifidobacterium sp. WK041_4_12 DNA:
- a CDS encoding MerR family transcriptional regulator, which yields MAEMTDAASRKGQPELHLHVPLERRDSLNAEDAIQGELFSASNDEEQTRGYRGTVASKVAGITYRQLDYWARKQIVEPSIKPSHGSGSRRLYSFKDVVILAISKKLLDAGVNLQNVTRAIEFLIQHSASRLETLTIMCDGESVHECDSAESMSAFMSSGSAVFGLSVDKVWHQIHDALDNEDYVDLTHTRQTRTQGRPIDELTTMRVRRQLERHRQERAVAA from the coding sequence ATGGCAGAGATGACCGATGCAGCATCACGTAAGGGACAGCCAGAACTCCATCTTCATGTTCCGCTTGAACGTCGAGATTCGCTGAATGCAGAAGATGCAATCCAAGGCGAACTGTTTTCAGCAAGCAATGACGAGGAACAGACACGAGGCTACCGGGGGACAGTGGCCTCGAAGGTTGCTGGAATAACCTACCGTCAGCTTGACTACTGGGCTCGGAAGCAAATCGTAGAACCATCGATCAAGCCATCACACGGCTCAGGATCTCGACGCCTGTATTCATTCAAGGACGTGGTCATACTTGCCATATCGAAGAAGCTGCTCGACGCTGGCGTCAATCTTCAAAATGTCACACGAGCCATTGAATTCCTGATTCAGCATTCAGCGTCACGCCTCGAAACACTGACCATCATGTGCGATGGCGAGTCCGTCCACGAGTGTGACAGCGCTGAATCGATGTCCGCATTCATGTCAAGCGGCAGTGCAGTATTCGGACTGTCCGTTGACAAGGTGTGGCATCAGATTCATGATGCCCTTGACAACGAAGACTATGTTGATCTGACGCACACGCGTCAGACGCGCACGCAAGGACGTCCCATTGACGAACTCACAACCATGAGAGTTCGCCGTCAACTCGAGCGCCATCGTCAGGAGAGAGCTGTAGCAGCCTGA
- a CDS encoding FHA domain-containing protein: MTDPIPTAGETTIIGLPALNMPVVTTADRPLTKEDLETIAKLSEGTALLISTRGAVSGSRYLLDEDEVSVGRDQNADILLDDSTVSRAHAIFRKIGNVYHVLDAGSLNGTYVNRKRVDDMELHAGDEIQIGKFRLVFFTKSAVVKD, from the coding sequence ATGACTGATCCAATTCCAACAGCAGGCGAGACCACAATCATTGGTCTGCCGGCTCTCAATATGCCAGTAGTAACCACAGCGGATCGTCCTTTGACCAAGGAAGACCTGGAGACAATAGCAAAGCTTTCAGAGGGGACCGCTTTACTCATCTCAACGAGGGGAGCGGTGTCAGGTTCACGATATCTCCTCGATGAAGATGAGGTCAGCGTAGGCCGTGATCAGAATGCCGATATCCTGCTTGACGATTCAACCGTGTCTCGTGCGCATGCCATCTTCAGAAAGATCGGGAATGTCTATCATGTCCTCGACGCAGGCAGTCTCAACGGCACGTATGTGAATCGTAAGCGTGTCGATGACATGGAGCTGCATGCAGGTGACGAAATCCAAATCGGCAAGTTCCGCTTGGTTTTCTTCACAAAATCTGCGGTTGTTAAGGACTAG
- a CDS encoding DUF881 domain-containing protein has product MPGSRRRNSNDEVNDTTDTGSFPIVRRKPPHRQRNDAKRARFVSSVLVALLCALLGFGYVAQVRNTESSYESLSEDELVRVLDETSTQVDKLEQRRSELNAQLESIQSAADKQEEAARIASQNETTNGILSGRLPAEGKGITIVVAEGSTHVDASTMFTLIEELRNAGAEVISFNSVRIVTSSYIKDTKSGLIVDGHSLATPYTIKAIGNPDDLQNAIQIAGGVGSRLKVQYNAKVVLKQQESVKIDEVRRSPTYKYAKTVE; this is encoded by the coding sequence ATGCCTGGCTCTCGCCGCAGGAACAGCAATGATGAGGTCAATGACACCACCGACACCGGGTCGTTCCCGATTGTGCGGAGAAAGCCACCTCACCGCCAACGGAACGATGCCAAAAGAGCGAGGTTCGTCAGCAGTGTGTTGGTTGCCCTGCTCTGTGCCCTGCTGGGGTTTGGATACGTTGCCCAGGTGCGCAACACCGAGTCCTCATACGAATCCTTGAGTGAAGACGAGCTGGTGCGCGTGCTCGACGAGACGAGCACGCAGGTCGACAAACTCGAACAGCGTAGAAGTGAGCTGAACGCGCAGCTGGAATCCATCCAATCGGCAGCTGATAAGCAGGAGGAAGCGGCCAGAATCGCTTCTCAGAACGAGACGACCAACGGAATACTCTCTGGCAGACTGCCAGCAGAAGGCAAAGGCATCACGATTGTCGTGGCCGAAGGCAGCACGCACGTGGATGCTTCCACGATGTTTACGCTGATTGAAGAGTTGAGAAATGCGGGTGCCGAGGTGATTTCCTTCAATTCCGTGCGAATCGTCACCTCGTCGTACATCAAGGATACGAAATCGGGACTTATCGTAGATGGACACAGCCTAGCCACACCCTATACGATTAAGGCCATCGGCAACCCGGATGACTTGCAGAACGCGATTCAGATTGCAGGGGGAGTGGGATCTAGACTCAAGGTGCAGTACAACGCAAAAGTAGTGTTGAAACAGCAGGAAAGTGTTAAAATCGACGAGGTTCGACGCTCCCCGACGTATAAGTATGCAAAGACGGTAGAATAA
- a CDS encoding small basic family protein, with protein MAAVIGLIAGVVFGIFLQPDIPIVLQPYLPIMVVAALDALLGAARSFFERSFSDKVFVISFLSNVITATLLVLLGNQLGVGSQLSTAVIVVLGIRIFSNVSAIRRFIFKG; from the coding sequence ATGGCCGCAGTCATAGGTTTAATCGCAGGCGTGGTTTTTGGAATCTTCTTGCAACCCGACATACCCATCGTCCTGCAGCCATATCTGCCGATCATGGTCGTTGCTGCCCTCGATGCGCTGCTGGGTGCGGCACGCTCATTCTTCGAACGAAGCTTTTCTGACAAGGTGTTCGTCATTTCCTTCCTTTCGAACGTCATCACGGCAACCCTGCTGGTGTTGCTCGGCAATCAGCTTGGTGTCGGATCGCAGCTTTCCACAGCGGTCATCGTAGTGCTCGGCATTCGTATCTTTTCCAATGTTTCTGCCATACGTCGATTCATCTTTAAGGGCTGA
- a CDS encoding DUF881 domain-containing protein, whose protein sequence is MNDQQRPKSFAVGPGRMPYHRRVVFSSSVSLLAERHVDRLPDTVSDIRNRRRRIDDESLRLIDDLTNRSLDPMFSDATLVHDQRGPLQVWMSRLLVFLICLAVGLAGSVIVRELHADPRSKIREKLISQVESETKEYNTMNGQITKLRSQIDSLSAQVGGDSNDPTVDADNLLNGFTKVEGDGISISLADPIAATGAAGSNDTDNDNIRVITDIDLQQFVSRLWASGAEAISINGYRVGVQTSVRTAGTTILVGLNSIQSPYTITAIGDADTLKADMSSSEQKGFYGTLNKAGIHPQLSKEHMITMNSSAGTPDLSYAKRSE, encoded by the coding sequence ATGAATGATCAGCAGCGCCCCAAGTCCTTTGCAGTCGGTCCAGGCAGAATGCCGTACCATCGCAGAGTCGTCTTCTCGAGCAGTGTCTCGCTTCTTGCCGAAAGGCATGTAGACCGGCTGCCAGATACGGTTTCGGACATCCGCAACCGTCGCAGAAGGATTGACGATGAATCACTGCGCCTCATCGATGACCTGACCAACCGTTCGCTTGACCCGATGTTCAGCGATGCCACATTGGTTCATGATCAGCGAGGACCATTGCAGGTATGGATGTCCAGACTGCTGGTATTTCTTATATGCCTCGCCGTTGGATTGGCTGGATCGGTGATCGTTCGCGAACTGCATGCCGATCCGAGGAGCAAGATTCGCGAGAAGCTCATATCCCAGGTCGAATCTGAAACCAAGGAATACAATACGATGAACGGTCAGATTACCAAGCTCCGCAGTCAGATAGACTCGCTCTCCGCTCAGGTTGGCGGCGACAGCAACGATCCAACCGTCGATGCGGACAATCTGCTCAATGGATTCACGAAGGTCGAGGGTGACGGCATTTCGATCAGCCTTGCCGATCCCATAGCAGCGACTGGCGCAGCAGGATCCAACGATACCGACAACGACAATATTCGTGTCATCACTGACATCGACCTCCAGCAATTCGTCTCTAGACTGTGGGCCTCCGGTGCGGAAGCCATCTCCATCAATGGCTATCGAGTAGGTGTCCAGACTTCCGTGCGCACGGCAGGCACCACGATTCTCGTTGGACTCAATTCCATACAAAGTCCCTATACGATAACCGCCATAGGCGATGCTGACACCCTGAAAGCTGACATGAGCAGCTCTGAGCAGAAGGGATTCTATGGCACGCTGAACAAGGCGGGAATCCATCCCCAGCTGTCGAAAGAGCATATGATTACGATGAACAGCAGCGCTGGTACACCTGATTTGTCATATGCGAAAAGGAGCGAATAG
- a CDS encoding CDP-alcohol phosphatidyltransferase family protein, producing the protein MTSQDPTMESKYSPEAKDTIWTIPNAISLMRIACIPFITVLVSHRHLVLSLLLIFVSALSDGIDGYIARRFNQVSKAGQMLDPIADRMLIFFTILALGVSHILPWWLLIVVGLRDLLMAGLILILAQYDYGPLPVHFAGKTGTALLMLGIPALIVADAWPGSIFRILHLLSLAVVLWGVFFYWFAGILYIRQGISLMREERRHE; encoded by the coding sequence ATGACCTCCCAGGACCCCACAATGGAAAGCAAATACAGCCCCGAAGCCAAAGACACGATTTGGACGATTCCCAATGCGATCAGCCTGATGCGCATCGCATGCATTCCGTTCATCACAGTGCTGGTGTCTCACCGGCATCTGGTGCTTTCACTGCTGCTTATCTTTGTGTCGGCCTTGTCTGACGGCATTGACGGCTACATTGCCAGGCGTTTCAATCAGGTCAGCAAGGCGGGTCAGATGCTTGATCCGATTGCGGATCGCATGCTGATTTTCTTCACCATCCTTGCCTTGGGCGTGTCGCATATCTTGCCGTGGTGGCTGCTCATTGTCGTAGGACTGCGTGATCTGCTGATGGCTGGACTCATACTCATTCTTGCGCAATATGACTATGGTCCACTGCCAGTTCATTTCGCTGGAAAGACTGGCACGGCTCTGCTCATGCTGGGCATTCCGGCACTGATCGTCGCCGATGCCTGGCCCGGTTCGATATTTCGCATTCTTCATCTCCTCTCTCTCGCAGTCGTACTGTGGGGCGTGTTCTTCTACTGGTTTGCAGGCATCCTCTACATTCGTCAGGGAATATCACTGATGCGCGAAGAACGACGTCATGAATGA
- the hisG gene encoding ATP phosphoribosyltransferase, whose protein sequence is MLRIAVPNKGMLSQPSWSMLEEAGYRLRTNPRQLVVEDHDNDIELFYLRPLDIAVYVGRGTVDVGITGRDLLLNSGTAAVEHLKLGFGASTFRFASPEDSDIKELADINGKRVASSYDKLVGDYLKERGIDAEIIHLDGAVESSVHLGVADLIADVVSTGTTMRNAGLRIFSDPILHSEGILIRSPRVKVDDERMIKFSRRLQGVLTAHHYVLMDYDIPTEKVQEAVDITPGFESPTVSHLHDRQWSAVRVMVPKETVNALMDKLYDVGARAIIVTALQASRM, encoded by the coding sequence ATGTTAAGAATCGCAGTGCCAAACAAGGGAATGCTCTCGCAGCCATCATGGAGCATGCTGGAAGAGGCCGGATACAGACTGAGAACGAATCCGCGTCAACTGGTCGTCGAGGACCATGACAACGATATAGAACTGTTTTATCTGCGTCCGCTTGACATTGCCGTATACGTGGGGCGTGGAACCGTCGATGTCGGCATTACCGGCCGTGACCTACTGCTGAATTCAGGCACGGCCGCAGTCGAACATCTCAAGCTCGGATTTGGCGCGTCAACATTCCGTTTTGCCTCACCCGAAGATTCAGACATCAAGGAACTCGCTGACATCAATGGCAAGCGGGTCGCCAGCTCGTATGACAAGCTTGTCGGTGACTACCTCAAGGAGCGTGGCATCGATGCTGAGATCATTCACTTGGACGGTGCCGTCGAGTCTTCGGTGCATCTGGGCGTCGCTGACCTGATTGCCGACGTGGTTTCGACGGGAACGACGATGCGCAATGCAGGCCTGAGAATTTTCTCCGATCCGATTCTGCATTCCGAAGGCATTCTCATACGTTCCCCTCGCGTCAAGGTTGACGATGAACGCATGATCAAGTTCAGCCGCAGGCTGCAGGGAGTGCTCACCGCCCATCATTATGTCTTGATGGACTACGATATTCCCACAGAGAAGGTTCAGGAGGCAGTCGATATCACTCCTGGCTTCGAGTCGCCAACCGTTTCACATCTGCATGACAGGCAGTGGTCTGCCGTGCGTGTGATGGTCCCTAAGGAAACCGTGAACGCCTTGATGGATAAACTCTATGATGTTGGAGCGCGTGCCATTATAGTAACCGCACTGCAAGCATCGAGAATGTGA
- a CDS encoding phosphoribosyl-ATP diphosphatase has translation MKTFESLFKELSEKSASKQEGSLTVGELAKGTHFIGKKIIEEAGETWMAAEYEGADRTAEEMSQLLYHVQVMMIDRGISIEDVYKHL, from the coding sequence ATGAAGACATTTGAATCATTGTTCAAGGAACTCTCAGAGAAGTCGGCCTCCAAGCAGGAAGGATCGCTCACAGTAGGGGAACTTGCCAAGGGAACGCACTTCATCGGCAAGAAGATCATCGAAGAAGCAGGGGAGACCTGGATGGCCGCCGAATACGAAGGTGCAGACCGCACTGCCGAAGAAATGAGCCAACTGCTGTATCACGTGCAGGTCATGATGATCGATCGTGGCATCAGCATCGAAGACGTGTACAAGCATCTGTGA
- the rpe gene encoding ribulose-phosphate 3-epimerase codes for MNIQIAPSILSADFANLERDIHAIDHADMVHVDIMDHHFVPNLTMGEPIVERICQVTDLPVDVHLMIEDPDRWAPEYAKLGVSSVSFHMGATHAPVRLAHQLHDMGVKACYAVRPAEAVEPIFDILDEFDMILIMTVEPGFGGQKFLTSQALKVRRLRDEITRRGLSTHIQVDGGVSTSTAHIVAEAGADVLVAGSAVYGSSNRAKAIDTIRDLAQAAYKD; via the coding sequence ATGAATATTCAGATAGCGCCAAGCATTCTTTCCGCCGATTTTGCAAACCTCGAACGTGATATTCACGCAATAGACCATGCCGATATGGTTCACGTCGATATCATGGATCATCATTTCGTCCCGAATCTGACCATGGGTGAACCCATTGTCGAGAGAATCTGCCAAGTGACCGATCTTCCAGTCGATGTTCATCTCATGATTGAGGATCCAGATCGTTGGGCACCAGAATATGCGAAGCTTGGCGTCAGCTCGGTCTCCTTCCATATGGGAGCGACCCACGCCCCCGTTCGCCTTGCTCACCAACTGCATGACATGGGTGTCAAGGCCTGTTACGCCGTGCGGCCGGCAGAAGCCGTCGAACCAATCTTCGACATTCTTGACGAATTCGACATGATCCTGATCATGACCGTCGAACCTGGCTTCGGAGGTCAGAAGTTCCTCACCAGTCAAGCCCTCAAGGTTCGACGCCTTCGCGATGAAATCACCCGTCGTGGCCTGAGCACGCATATTCAGGTCGATGGAGGTGTGAGCACGTCCACGGCTCATATCGTCGCCGAGGCAGGTGCCGATGTTCTTGTCGCGGGTTCGGCAGTATACGGTTCGTCAAATCGTGCGAAGGCAATCGATACCATCAGGGATCTTGCACAGGCAGCATACAAGGATTGA
- the lgt gene encoding prolipoprotein diacylglyceryl transferase: MNLAYIPSPSISQFSIGPLTIHFYALTMLAAIVVAVWIATVRWKKVGGIGDQILDIALCAVPAGIVGARIYHIITTPERFFGPTGDWVDMFRIWNGGLGIWGAVVLGALAAWVWCRHRHYPMALLSDVIAPALLVAQAIGRLGNWFNQELYGAPTPLPWGLKLNVTGTAIGGSELCYDGSSCPTGTLFQPTFLYEMIWNLIGAALILWIGRKASKVLKAGSLFAIYVMWYTAGRTWIEMLRIDFAHEFLGVRINVWVSMVCFILGVFAFILIQRYGKSTDLLSEKLRTVTELESREQGDSTSTHSPKPSDTGTKPKADEAAASRIDSSESHDSGDSQTSAKSDETSSEKHE; encoded by the coding sequence ATGAACTTAGCCTATATTCCGTCACCGTCGATTTCACAGTTCTCGATCGGACCGCTGACCATACACTTCTATGCCTTGACCATGCTGGCGGCCATTGTCGTCGCTGTATGGATAGCAACCGTGCGTTGGAAGAAAGTTGGCGGCATCGGCGATCAGATTCTTGACATCGCCCTGTGCGCGGTTCCTGCCGGCATCGTAGGAGCGCGAATCTATCACATCATCACCACTCCTGAACGTTTCTTTGGCCCAACCGGTGATTGGGTGGACATGTTCCGCATTTGGAATGGAGGGTTGGGCATCTGGGGAGCGGTCGTGCTGGGAGCTCTTGCCGCATGGGTATGGTGCAGGCATCGTCACTATCCCATGGCTCTCCTCAGTGATGTGATCGCACCAGCCCTTCTGGTGGCACAGGCCATCGGTCGCCTGGGCAACTGGTTTAACCAGGAACTCTACGGTGCGCCAACGCCATTGCCATGGGGACTCAAGCTTAACGTCACCGGCACGGCCATAGGTGGCAGCGAACTGTGCTATGACGGTTCCTCATGCCCAACCGGGACCCTGTTCCAGCCGACGTTTCTGTATGAGATGATATGGAATCTCATTGGTGCCGCGCTTATTCTCTGGATCGGCCGCAAGGCTTCGAAGGTGCTCAAGGCGGGTTCTCTGTTTGCCATATATGTGATGTGGTACACGGCGGGTCGCACCTGGATTGAAATGCTGCGCATAGATTTCGCACACGAATTCCTCGGTGTCCGCATCAATGTATGGGTATCCATGGTCTGCTTCATTCTCGGCGTGTTCGCCTTCATCCTGATTCAGAGATACGGTAAATCCACGGATCTGTTGTCCGAGAAACTGCGCACCGTCACCGAACTTGAGTCACGTGAACAGGGGGACTCAACTTCGACACACTCACCAAAGCCAAGTGACACCGGCACAAAGCCGAAGGCGGACGAGGCTGCTGCGTCGCGGATCGACTCATCTGAAAGCCATGACAGTGGTGACTCGCAGACGAGCGCGAAATCGGACGAAACGTCATCCGAGAAGCATGAGTAG
- the trpA gene encoding tryptophan synthase subunit alpha has product MTDTHKGFESSQAATAPAGAPSDARHTQPLGFTNTPSKTASRLQTLADKNSPAFIAYLPYGFPDKEYSLKAFETLVNHGVDIVEIGLPYSDPVMDGPVIQAASHIALDNGEHIAGVFDAVETVAKAGGVPLIMSYWNLIFHYGVERFARDFSNAGGAGLITPDLIPDEAGEWIEASERYGLDRVFLVSPDSTADRLAIVANNARGFVYAASRMGVTGERTTISSSPELLVERTRQAGADHVCVGIGVSTPEQGAKVGSYADGVIVGSALVHQLLDDTGKHVKPQEQGLADLAQTTRALADAIHTARG; this is encoded by the coding sequence ATGACTGACACACACAAGGGCTTCGAATCGTCACAAGCTGCCACAGCACCTGCTGGCGCACCTTCTGATGCTCGTCATACTCAACCACTGGGGTTCACCAACACGCCGAGCAAGACCGCATCGAGGCTGCAGACGCTGGCTGACAAGAATTCACCAGCATTCATCGCCTACCTTCCCTACGGTTTCCCTGATAAGGAATACTCGCTGAAGGCCTTTGAGACGCTGGTCAACCATGGCGTCGATATTGTGGAGATCGGTTTGCCATACTCTGATCCGGTCATGGATGGTCCAGTCATCCAGGCAGCCTCTCATATTGCCTTGGACAACGGCGAGCACATCGCCGGAGTTTTCGACGCGGTCGAAACCGTCGCGAAGGCCGGTGGCGTGCCGCTGATCATGAGCTACTGGAATCTGATCTTCCATTATGGTGTCGAACGCTTTGCCAGAGATTTTTCGAATGCGGGCGGAGCTGGACTGATCACACCTGATTTGATACCCGACGAGGCAGGGGAGTGGATTGAAGCTTCGGAGCGCTACGGTCTGGATAGGGTATTTCTGGTGTCGCCGGATTCCACGGCAGACAGGCTTGCCATCGTGGCCAACAATGCTCGTGGCTTCGTCTATGCGGCCTCGCGCATGGGCGTGACTGGTGAAAGGACCACGATATCGTCCTCACCTGAACTGCTTGTCGAACGCACACGTCAGGCAGGTGCCGACCATGTCTGCGTGGGTATCGGCGTGTCCACCCCGGAGCAGGGCGCCAAGGTGGGCAGCTATGCCGATGGCGTTATCGTAGGGTCTGCCTTGGTGCACCAATTGCTGGATGACACGGGCAAGCATGTCAAGCCTCAGGAACAGGGTCTGGCCGATCTGGCACAGACGACACGAGCATTGGCCGATGCGATACATACAGCGCGAGGCTAG
- the trpB gene encoding tryptophan synthase subunit beta, whose protein sequence is MSVLDELVAGALADQREREARLSLTQLQQQVRNMTSTPLDATRWLRQPDSIPIIAEIKRASPSKGHLADIEDPAALALQYQRGGASAISVLTERRRFLGSFDDLDAVRQAVQIPVLNKDFIVTQYQIWEARAHGADVVLLIVAALEDDKLRELLELAHSLGLSALVETHTREEIDRAVAAGARIIGINARNLKDLSVDVTKYKALAAKLPENVIRVAESGVFGIKELDMYARAGADAVLVGEGVATAGDHELAVSRLVEGGKVVKQSESLPLSTHEGPYFGQYGGRYVPEALIHALDELENVYKQAKADPEFHQEFARLSKQYVGRPSALTEAPRFAKLVSDKVSAPVRVFLKREDLNHTGAHKINNALGQGLLVKRMGKHRVIAETGAGQHGVATATVCALLGLKCRIYMGQIDARRQALNVARMRMLGAEVVEVTQGTRILKDAINEALRDWVTNVEDTHYLLGTVAGPHPFPTMVRDFQKIIGEEAKEQLQDDYGIEHPDAVIACVGGGSNAIGIMNAFLDDERVRLYAYEAGGNGPESGDHAIRLTEGTGQLGVFQGAKSYLLENAEGQTLDTYSISAGLDYASVGPEHAWLKDIGRVHYDYATDKEAMSAFLDLSRSEGIIPALESSHAVAGAYKAAQDLIDKGVENPVLVVNISGRGDKDVATAGKWFGFLTDEQSKALDANGAHGNSVDGEE, encoded by the coding sequence ATGTCAGTCCTAGATGAATTGGTCGCAGGAGCGTTAGCTGATCAGCGCGAACGTGAGGCCAGACTTTCCTTGACCCAGCTTCAACAGCAGGTGAGGAATATGACGAGCACGCCCTTGGATGCCACTCGATGGCTTCGACAGCCTGATTCCATTCCCATCATCGCTGAAATCAAGCGTGCCTCGCCATCAAAGGGTCATCTTGCCGATATCGAAGACCCTGCAGCATTGGCATTGCAATATCAGCGCGGTGGTGCAAGCGCCATTTCGGTGCTCACCGAGCGTCGTCGCTTTCTGGGAAGCTTTGATGACCTCGATGCCGTGCGGCAAGCGGTACAGATTCCCGTGCTCAACAAGGACTTCATCGTCACCCAGTACCAGATATGGGAAGCCCGGGCGCATGGCGCGGATGTGGTGTTGCTGATAGTCGCTGCCCTCGAAGATGACAAGCTTCGCGAACTGCTCGAACTGGCACACTCGCTGGGTCTCAGTGCGCTTGTCGAAACTCATACTCGCGAAGAGATCGATAGGGCAGTGGCAGCCGGAGCGAGAATAATCGGCATCAATGCACGCAATCTCAAAGATCTGTCCGTGGATGTCACCAAATACAAGGCTTTGGCTGCCAAGCTGCCTGAAAACGTCATCCGCGTTGCCGAATCAGGCGTGTTCGGTATCAAGGAACTCGACATGTATGCCAGAGCAGGTGCAGATGCCGTTCTGGTCGGAGAAGGAGTTGCGACTGCTGGCGATCATGAACTTGCCGTCAGTCGACTCGTTGAAGGAGGAAAAGTCGTGAAGCAATCAGAAAGTCTGCCGCTCAGTACCCATGAGGGTCCATATTTCGGACAATACGGTGGACGATATGTCCCGGAGGCTTTGATTCATGCCCTTGACGAGCTTGAAAACGTATACAAGCAGGCAAAGGCTGATCCAGAGTTCCATCAGGAGTTCGCTCGACTGTCCAAGCAGTATGTTGGGCGCCCATCGGCATTGACCGAGGCACCTCGTTTTGCGAAGCTCGTCAGCGACAAGGTGAGCGCTCCGGTACGAGTATTCCTCAAACGAGAGGACTTGAACCATACCGGGGCTCATAAGATCAACAACGCACTCGGACAGGGTCTGCTGGTCAAGCGCATGGGCAAGCATCGCGTCATCGCTGAGACTGGAGCAGGTCAGCACGGCGTTGCCACAGCTACCGTGTGTGCCCTGCTCGGTTTGAAGTGCCGCATCTACATGGGTCAGATCGATGCACGACGTCAGGCCTTGAACGTAGCTCGCATGCGCATGCTTGGTGCCGAGGTGGTCGAGGTGACCCAGGGCACGCGCATTCTGAAGGATGCCATCAATGAAGCGTTGCGCGACTGGGTAACCAACGTTGAAGACACGCATTATCTGCTGGGAACTGTCGCCGGACCGCACCCGTTCCCCACCATGGTGAGGGACTTCCAGAAAATCATTGGAGAAGAGGCAAAGGAACAGCTGCAGGATGACTATGGCATCGAACATCCCGATGCGGTGATTGCCTGCGTCGGCGGAGGTTCCAACGCCATTGGCATCATGAACGCATTCCTCGATGACGAACGAGTTCGGCTCTATGCCTATGAGGCTGGTGGCAACGGCCCTGAATCAGGCGACCATGCCATTCGGCTGACCGAGGGAACCGGGCAGCTCGGCGTATTCCAGGGCGCTAAATCCTATCTGCTTGAAAATGCCGAAGGCCAGACCTTGGACACCTATTCGATTTCAGCCGGACTTGATTACGCTTCGGTTGGACCAGAACATGCATGGCTGAAGGATATTGGCAGGGTGCATTACGATTATGCAACCGACAAGGAAGCCATGAGCGCGTTCTTGGATCTGTCTCGCAGCGAGGGCATCATTCCGGCGCTCGAATCATCTCATGCCGTGGCTGGTGCGTACAAGGCTGCGCAGGATCTGATAGACAAGGGTGTAGAAAACCCCGTGCTTGTCGTCAACATTTCTGGTCGAGGCGACAAGGATGTGGCAACTGCCGGAAAATGGTTCGGCTTCCTTACCGATGAACAAAGCAAGGCTCTGGATGCCAATGGCGCCCACGGCAACAGCGTTGATGGAGAAGAGTGA